The Candidatus Krumholzibacteriia bacterium genome includes a window with the following:
- a CDS encoding sodium-translocating pyrophosphatase has product MKALRPLCGGPRRPRLALFAALVAAVVAIVLPVLASAQEAHPVHRGGEANLVLPDLGQVQFLGLSGRALLTLGLLICAVGYLFGLTTYAQLKRLPVHQSMRDISELIYETCKAYLLQQGKLLLVLELFIGSIIVLYFGLLQHFPAVKVLIILLFSLVGIGGSYGVAWFGIRINTFANSRTAFASLQGKPFPCYSIPLKAGMSIGMALISVELLIMLCILLFIPRDYAGPCFIGFAIGESLGAAALRIAGGIFTKIADIGSDLMKIVFKIKEDDARNPGVIADCTGDNAGDSVGPTADGFETYGVTGVALITFIMLAVPQAVTQVQLLVWIFAMRIMMIVASGLSYLVNESLSRARYGHAKEMNFERPLTNLVWLTSLVSVALTYVASYLLIPDLGDGTLWWKLSTVITCGTLAGAIIPELVKVFTSTESAHVREVVTASREGGASLNVLSGFVAGNFAAYWLGLSILVLMGIGYAVSTLGVGALMQAPAVFAFGLVAFGFLGMGPVTIAVDSYGPVTDNAQSVYELSTIEQIPNVKAEIKKDYGFDVDFERAKHLLESNDGAGNTFKATAKPVLIGTAVVGATTMIFSIIVALTEGLKPEYIANLSLLHPPFLLGLIAGGAMIYWFTGASTQAVTSGAYSAVEFIKRHIKLEGTTRASVADSRKVVEICTQYAQRGMFNIFLAVFFATLAFAFLEPFFFVGYLISIALFGLYQAIFMANAGGAWDNAKKVVEVDLKEKGTALHAATVVGDTVGDPFKDTSSVAMNPVIKFTTLFGLLAVELAVSMEGQQGAVLTRTLSALFFAVSVYFVWRSFYKMRIGGAAGAPQAHPRPEAQREHHAVDAHR; this is encoded by the coding sequence ATGAAGGCCCTCCGTCCCCTGTGCGGCGGACCCCGCCGGCCACGGCTCGCCCTCTTCGCCGCGCTGGTCGCAGCGGTCGTGGCGATCGTGCTTCCCGTCCTCGCGTCGGCTCAGGAAGCTCACCCCGTCCATCGCGGCGGCGAAGCCAATCTGGTGCTGCCCGACCTGGGGCAGGTGCAGTTCCTCGGTCTGAGCGGCCGGGCGCTGCTCACACTCGGGCTCCTCATTTGCGCGGTGGGATATCTGTTCGGTCTGACGACGTACGCCCAGCTCAAGCGCCTACCGGTGCACCAGTCGATGCGCGACATCTCGGAGCTGATCTACGAAACCTGCAAAGCCTACTTGCTGCAGCAGGGCAAGCTCTTGCTCGTCCTCGAGCTCTTCATCGGCTCCATCATCGTGCTCTACTTCGGCCTCCTGCAGCATTTCCCCGCCGTCAAGGTACTCATCATCCTGCTCTTCAGCCTGGTGGGGATCGGCGGCAGCTACGGTGTCGCCTGGTTCGGCATCCGCATCAACACCTTCGCCAACTCGCGCACCGCCTTCGCCAGCCTGCAAGGCAAACCCTTCCCCTGCTACTCCATCCCGCTCAAGGCCGGCATGAGCATCGGCATGGCGTTGATCTCGGTGGAGCTCCTCATCATGCTCTGCATCCTGCTCTTCATCCCGCGGGATTACGCCGGGCCCTGCTTCATCGGCTTCGCCATCGGCGAGTCCTTGGGTGCTGCCGCGCTCCGCATCGCGGGCGGCATCTTCACCAAGATCGCCGACATCGGCTCGGACCTGATGAAGATCGTCTTCAAGATCAAGGAGGACGACGCGCGCAATCCCGGCGTCATCGCCGACTGCACCGGGGACAACGCCGGCGACTCCGTGGGGCCTACCGCCGACGGCTTCGAGACCTATGGCGTCACCGGCGTGGCGCTGATCACCTTCATCATGCTCGCCGTGCCGCAGGCCGTCACCCAGGTGCAGCTCTTGGTGTGGATCTTCGCCATGCGCATCATGATGATCGTGGCGAGCGGCCTCTCCTACCTGGTCAACGAGTCGCTGAGCCGCGCCCGCTACGGCCACGCCAAGGAGATGAACTTCGAGCGGCCGCTCACCAACCTGGTGTGGCTCACCTCGCTCGTTTCCGTGGCGCTCACCTACGTCGCCTCCTACCTCCTCATCCCCGACCTCGGTGATGGCACGCTCTGGTGGAAGCTCTCCACCGTCATCACCTGCGGGACGCTGGCCGGCGCCATCATCCCCGAGCTGGTGAAGGTGTTCACCTCCACCGAGTCGGCCCACGTGCGCGAGGTGGTCACCGCGTCGCGCGAGGGCGGTGCCTCGCTCAACGTCTTGAGCGGCTTCGTCGCCGGTAACTTCGCCGCCTACTGGCTGGGACTTTCCATCCTGGTGCTCATGGGCATCGGTTATGCCGTCAGCACCCTGGGCGTTGGCGCCCTCATGCAGGCGCCGGCGGTGTTCGCCTTCGGTCTCGTGGCTTTCGGCTTCCTCGGTATGGGGCCGGTGACGATTGCCGTGGACTCTTACGGTCCGGTCACTGACAACGCCCAGTCCGTCTACGAGCTCTCCACCATCGAGCAGATCCCCAACGTGAAGGCGGAGATCAAGAAGGACTACGGCTTCGACGTGGACTTCGAGCGCGCCAAGCACCTGCTCGAATCCAACGACGGCGCCGGCAACACCTTCAAGGCCACCGCCAAGCCCGTGCTCATCGGCACCGCTGTGGTCGGCGCCACCACCATGATCTTCTCCATCATCGTCGCCCTCACGGAAGGCCTGAAGCCGGAGTACATTGCCAACTTGTCGCTCTTGCACCCGCCGTTCCTGCTCGGGCTCATCGCCGGCGGCGCCATGATCTACTGGTTCACTGGCGCCTCCACCCAGGCGGTCACTTCCGGGGCCTACAGCGCTGTGGAGTTCATCAAGCGCCACATCAAGCTGGAAGGCACGACGCGGGCGTCCGTGGCTGACAGCCGCAAGGTGGTCGAGATCTGCACCCAGTACGCCCAGCGGGGAATGTTCAACATCTTCCTCGCGGTCTTCTTCGCCACCTTGGCCTTCGCCTTCCTCGAACCATTCTTCTTCGTCGGCTACCTCATCTCCATCGCTCTCTTCGGGCTCTACCAGGCGATCTTCATGGCCAACGCCGGCGGCGCCTGGGACAACGCCAAGAAGGTGGTCGAGGTGGATCTGAAGGAAAAGGGAACAGCGCTGCACGCGGCCACGGTCGTGGGCGACACCGTGGGCGATCCGTTCAAGGATACCTCGTCCGTGGCGATGAACCCGGTGATCAAGTTCACCACCCTCTTCGGGTTGCTCGCCGTGGAGCTCGCGGTGAGCATGGAAGGCCAGCAGGGCGCCGTTCTCACCCGCACGCTCTCGGCACTGTTCTTCGCCGTCTCCGTCTACTTCGTCTGGCGCTCGTTCTACAAGATGCGCATCGGCGGAGCGGCGGGCGCTCCACAGGCGCACCCGCGCCCGGAGGCTCAACGCGAGCACCACGCCGTGGACGCTCATCGTTAG
- a CDS encoding amino acid racemase, whose amino-acid sequence MMKTIGLIGGTSWVSTLEYYRLLNMEINARLGGDEAARCILYSLNFGDIIRIRAVDRDLGGVSVLVVDAARKLAAAGAECLVLCANTLHMFSVEVEREVRLPLVHIARATTAAIRAQGLSRVGLLGTRPTMEKDFYRRILAESDIDMLVPDAAERTYVDEAIVGEMTRGVFRPEVRQHVLSLVHELGERGAQGLVMACTEIPLLLADTDPGLPAFDTLALHVHAAVDFALSA is encoded by the coding sequence ATGATGAAGACCATCGGCCTGATCGGCGGCACGAGCTGGGTTTCGACGCTCGAGTACTACCGTCTCTTGAACATGGAGATCAACGCCCGACTCGGAGGCGACGAGGCGGCGCGCTGCATCCTCTACTCGCTCAACTTCGGTGACATCATCCGCATCCGGGCGGTGGATCGGGACTTGGGCGGCGTCAGCGTGCTGGTCGTGGACGCGGCGCGCAAGCTCGCCGCCGCCGGCGCCGAGTGCCTGGTGCTCTGCGCCAACACCTTGCACATGTTTTCCGTCGAGGTGGAGCGAGAAGTGCGACTGCCTCTCGTGCACATCGCACGCGCCACCACGGCCGCCATCCGGGCACAGGGCTTGAGCCGCGTCGGCCTCCTCGGCACCCGCCCGACGATGGAGAAGGATTTCTACCGGCGCATTCTGGCGGAGAGCGACATCGACATGCTCGTCCCCGACGCAGCCGAGCGTACCTACGTCGACGAGGCCATCGTCGGTGAAATGACGCGCGGAGTCTTCCGCCCCGAAGTGCGCCAGCATGTCCTCTCCTTGGTGCACGAGCTGGGCGAGCGCGGCGCTCAAGGCCTCGTCATGGCTTGCACCGAGATCCCCCTCCTCCTCGCCGACACCGACCCGGGTCTACCGGCCTTCGACACCCTGGCCCTCCACGTCCATGCAGCCGTCGATTTCGCCCTCTCCGCTTGA
- a CDS encoding protein kinase: MTLGTGTQLGPYEIAAPLGAGGMGEVYRAVDRRLERAVAVKVLPASLAQDPAALARFEREAKTLASLSHPNLLTLYDVGSEAGVSFVVMELLRGESLQARLERAPLPWRDALDLGLAAAEGLEAAHSSGVIHGDLKPENLFITEAGVVKIVDFGLAHPEALAGSVGASRAPTLVEVAPGALVGTVQYMAPEQVRGKPGDARSDLFAFGCTLYAMLAGAPPFRGESIGEVLAAILRDPVPAFATAPAIPPAFEQLIHACLRKVPEERLQTARELRIALGAVAAGAAAWRPPRARRPRQRRSRRIDSLAILPFTNLASDPEAEYLCDGLTDRLIDTLSQLPGLRVMALSTVQRYRGRSVDPQAVGREMNVRAVLSGRAVSRGETLQLQFELVDAEDGARLWGEQHTCDAGDLQELQERLSEQISAQLRLELQQAHERRLHKRQTQSSEAFRLYLQGRFYWNKRSRDGLLRSIEIFEQSAHLDPNFPLAYAGLADAYALLGGFGYLPPQEAYSKAKQEARRALELDSTLAEAHTTLAQVFYRFDWDWEGTEREFRLAIQHNPGYAIAHHWFAVFLTLMLRFDEGLAMVDRALQLDPLSHIVHWTRGYLLYYMRRYDDAMEQFAKTLAIDPTFARVHVDMGLTQIQQGRFAAGIESIRKAIDLAEPGPGQLGALAYAYGRAGDRVEAERILGELLAISKRHYVSFYTIALVHVGLGENDETFPWLEKALERREDALVSLLVNPRLDPLREDPRFPALLARVGLPVATPAPGG; this comes from the coding sequence ATGACCTTGGGCACAGGCACGCAATTGGGTCCGTACGAGATCGCCGCGCCCCTCGGCGCCGGTGGCATGGGCGAGGTGTACAGGGCCGTCGACCGGCGCCTGGAGCGCGCCGTCGCCGTCAAAGTCCTGCCCGCGTCCTTGGCCCAGGATCCCGCCGCACTCGCCCGTTTCGAGCGCGAAGCGAAGACGCTCGCCAGCCTCTCCCATCCCAACCTCCTCACCCTCTACGACGTCGGCTCCGAAGCGGGCGTCTCCTTCGTGGTCATGGAGCTCTTGCGGGGGGAGAGCTTGCAGGCGCGTCTCGAGCGGGCGCCGCTGCCCTGGAGGGATGCCCTCGACCTCGGCCTCGCCGCCGCCGAGGGCTTGGAGGCGGCGCACTCTTCCGGCGTGATCCACGGCGATCTCAAGCCGGAGAATCTCTTCATCACCGAAGCAGGGGTAGTGAAGATCGTCGACTTCGGCCTGGCACATCCGGAAGCGCTCGCCGGCTCGGTGGGCGCGAGCCGTGCCCCCACCTTGGTGGAGGTGGCCCCGGGAGCTCTCGTCGGCACGGTGCAGTACATGGCGCCGGAACAGGTGCGCGGCAAGCCGGGCGACGCGCGCAGCGACCTCTTCGCTTTCGGTTGCACGCTCTACGCCATGCTCGCGGGCGCGCCGCCCTTCCGCGGCGAGAGCATCGGCGAGGTCCTGGCGGCGATTCTCCGCGATCCCGTCCCGGCCTTCGCCACTGCGCCCGCCATCCCTCCCGCCTTCGAGCAGCTCATCCATGCCTGCTTGCGGAAGGTCCCCGAGGAGCGCCTCCAGACCGCCCGGGAGCTGCGCATCGCTCTCGGTGCCGTCGCCGCCGGGGCCGCCGCCTGGCGCCCGCCCCGAGCGCGCCGGCCGCGGCAGCGCCGCTCGCGACGCATCGATTCCCTCGCCATCCTGCCGTTCACGAACCTCGCCTCCGATCCCGAGGCGGAGTACCTCTGCGACGGCCTCACCGATCGGCTCATCGACACGCTGTCGCAGCTGCCGGGGCTGCGGGTCATGGCGCTGTCCACCGTGCAGCGCTACCGGGGTCGCAGCGTCGATCCGCAAGCGGTGGGGCGGGAGATGAACGTGCGCGCCGTCCTCAGCGGTCGCGCGGTCTCCAGGGGCGAGACGTTGCAGCTCCAGTTCGAGCTCGTGGATGCGGAAGACGGCGCCCGGCTCTGGGGCGAGCAACACACCTGCGACGCAGGCGACCTCCAGGAGCTACAGGAACGCTTGTCGGAGCAGATCTCGGCGCAGCTCCGTCTCGAGTTGCAGCAAGCCCACGAGCGGCGGCTGCACAAACGTCAGACGCAGAGCAGCGAGGCATTCCGGCTCTACCTGCAGGGGCGCTTCTACTGGAACAAGCGCAGCCGCGACGGCCTGCTCCGCTCCATCGAGATCTTCGAGCAATCGGCTCACCTCGATCCGAACTTCCCCCTGGCGTATGCCGGTCTCGCCGACGCCTATGCCTTGCTCGGAGGCTTCGGCTACCTGCCGCCGCAGGAGGCCTATTCCAAGGCCAAGCAAGAGGCCCGTCGCGCTCTGGAGCTGGATTCGACCTTGGCGGAGGCCCACACGACCCTCGCCCAGGTGTTCTATCGCTTCGACTGGGACTGGGAGGGGACGGAACGGGAGTTCCGCCTCGCCATCCAGCACAACCCGGGCTACGCGATCGCCCACCACTGGTTCGCCGTCTTCCTCACCCTCATGCTGCGCTTCGACGAGGGGTTGGCGATGGTGGATCGAGCGCTGCAGCTCGATCCCCTCTCTCACATCGTCCACTGGACGCGCGGTTATCTCTTGTACTACATGCGCCGCTACGACGACGCCATGGAGCAGTTCGCCAAGACCCTGGCCATCGATCCCACCTTCGCGCGGGTGCACGTGGACATGGGCCTGACGCAGATCCAGCAAGGCCGTTTCGCTGCCGGCATCGAGTCGATCCGCAAGGCCATCGACCTGGCGGAGCCGGGGCCGGGACAGCTGGGGGCGCTCGCTTATGCCTACGGGCGCGCCGGAGATCGCGTCGAAGCCGAGCGCATCCTGGGCGAGCTGCTGGCGATCTCCAAGCGACACTACGTCTCGTTCTATACCATCGCCCTCGTGCACGTGGGCTTGGGAGAGAACGACGAGACTTTTCCCTGGCTGGAGAAGGCTCTGGAGCGGCGTGAGGACGCGCTGGTGTCGCTGCTGGTGAATCCGCGCCTCGACCCGCTGCGCGAGGACCCGCGCTTCCCGGCGTTGCTCGCGCGCGTCGGCTTGCCGGTGGCTACGCCCGCGCCCGGCGGCTGA
- a CDS encoding GntG family PLP-dependent aldolase — translation MSDKPIDLRSDTVTRPTPAMRRAMSEAEVGDDVLGDDPTVQQLERRTAEIAGKEAALFVPSGTMGNQIAIVCHTRPGDEVLLEAESHIFLYEQGGLASNSGCLAHIVQGERGALPVGALLAAMSDEDDHVARLRLVCAENTHNRHGGAIVPLAQLQALADAARARDVRLHLDGARLWNASVATGISVATWAATADSVMMCFSKGLGAPVGSIIAGSTEFIAAARRARKRFGGGMRQVGILAAACLHALDHHLARLAEDHARARRLAAGFRAVPGVRVPEPETNIVFVELEDESLSPPALLEALRAEGVWLGQFGARRLRAIVHMDVDDAAVERAVIALGACVRALSRRARA, via the coding sequence ATGTCCGACAAACCCATCGACCTCCGCAGCGACACGGTGACGCGCCCGACGCCCGCCATGCGGCGCGCCATGTCGGAAGCCGAGGTGGGCGACGACGTCTTGGGCGACGACCCCACGGTGCAGCAGCTGGAGCGCCGCACGGCGGAGATCGCCGGCAAAGAGGCGGCGCTCTTCGTGCCGAGCGGCACCATGGGCAATCAGATCGCCATCGTCTGCCACACCCGGCCCGGGGACGAGGTGCTGCTCGAGGCGGAGTCGCACATCTTCCTCTACGAGCAGGGCGGGTTGGCGTCGAACTCCGGTTGCCTGGCGCACATCGTGCAAGGCGAGCGCGGGGCGCTCCCGGTGGGGGCGCTGCTGGCGGCGATGAGTGACGAGGACGACCACGTGGCGCGGCTCCGGCTGGTGTGCGCCGAGAACACCCACAACCGCCACGGAGGCGCCATCGTGCCTTTGGCGCAGCTGCAGGCGCTCGCCGACGCCGCCCGCGCCCGCGACGTCCGCTTGCACTTGGACGGGGCGCGATTGTGGAACGCGAGCGTGGCCACGGGGATCTCGGTCGCCACCTGGGCCGCCACTGCCGACAGCGTCATGATGTGCTTTTCCAAGGGACTCGGCGCGCCCGTGGGCTCCATCATAGCGGGAAGCACCGAGTTCATCGCCGCGGCGCGGCGGGCGCGCAAGCGCTTCGGTGGCGGCATGCGCCAGGTGGGGATCCTCGCCGCCGCCTGTCTCCACGCCCTCGACCATCACCTGGCGCGTCTCGCCGAGGATCACGCCCGCGCCCGGCGACTCGCTGCCGGCTTCCGCGCCGTGCCCGGTGTTCGCGTCCCCGAACCGGAGACGAACATCGTGTTCGTGGAGCTCGAGGACGAGTCGCTGTCGCCACCGGCGCTGCTCGAAGCGCTGCGCGCCGAGGGCGTGTGGCTGGGGCAGTTCGGCGCCCGGCGCTTGCGGGCGATCGTGCACATGGACGTGGACGATGCCGCGGTGGAGCGCGCCGTGATCGCGCTCGGCGCCTGCGTCCGCGCGCTCAGCCGCCGGGCGCGGGCGTAG